A window of the Streptomyces luomodiensis genome harbors these coding sequences:
- a CDS encoding acetate--CoA ligase family protein, with translation MTYDKDAVRAVLDAARAEGRTALTAPEGKRITDAYSIPTPAEGLAESADDAVALADRIGFPVVLKIVSPDILHKTDAGGVRVGLTSGAEVRGAFTAIVANARTYDPKARIQGVQVQQMIPDGGQEVIVGAVTDPTFGKVVAFGLGGVLVEVLKDITFRLAPASEDEALSMLDGIRAAEVLRGVRGGEAVDRGALADLIVRVSRLVADFPEITEVDLNPVFATASGVLAADVRLLIGDAPPPPRRRYSREEILGTMRRLMQPRSVAVVGASNEPGKIGNSVMRNLIDGGFPGEIHPVNPKADDILGRKAYRRVGDVPGEVDVAVFAIPAKFVPAALEEVGRKGIPNAVLIPSGFAETGEHELQQRIVEIAEAHGTRLLGPNIYGYYSTWQDLCATFCTPYDVKGPVALTSQSGGIGMAILGFARTTRTGVSAIVGLGNKSDVDEDDLLTWFGEDDRTQCIAMHLEDLKDGRAFVAAARATVPRKPVVVLKAGRTAAGARAAGSHTGALAGDDAVYDDILRQAGVIRAPGLNEMLEYARALPVLPTPQGDNVVIITGAGGSGVLLSDAIVDNGLSLMEIPEDLDAAFRRYIPPFGAAGNPVDITGGEPPATYEATIRLGLEDPRIHALVLGYWHTIVTPPMVFAELTARVVAEFRERGISKPVVASLAGDTEVEEACAYLFERGVVAYPYTTEKPVAVLGAKYRWARSAGLLTT, from the coding sequence GTGACGTACGACAAGGACGCCGTGCGCGCGGTGCTGGACGCCGCCCGCGCCGAGGGGCGCACGGCCCTGACCGCGCCCGAGGGCAAACGGATCACCGACGCGTACTCCATCCCGACCCCGGCCGAGGGGCTGGCGGAGTCCGCCGACGACGCGGTGGCGCTCGCCGACCGGATCGGCTTCCCGGTCGTCCTGAAGATCGTGTCCCCGGACATCCTGCACAAGACCGACGCGGGCGGGGTCCGGGTGGGGCTGACGTCCGGCGCCGAGGTGCGGGGGGCGTTCACCGCGATCGTGGCCAACGCCCGCACCTACGACCCGAAGGCCCGCATCCAGGGCGTCCAGGTGCAGCAGATGATCCCGGACGGCGGACAGGAGGTCATCGTCGGCGCGGTCACCGACCCCACCTTCGGGAAGGTGGTGGCGTTCGGGCTCGGCGGGGTGCTGGTGGAGGTGCTGAAGGACATCACCTTCCGGCTGGCCCCGGCGAGCGAGGACGAGGCGCTGTCGATGCTGGACGGGATCCGCGCCGCCGAGGTGCTGCGCGGGGTGCGGGGCGGGGAGGCGGTGGACCGCGGGGCGCTCGCCGACCTGATCGTGCGGGTCTCCCGGCTGGTGGCGGACTTCCCCGAGATCACCGAGGTCGATCTCAACCCGGTGTTCGCCACCGCGAGCGGGGTGCTCGCCGCCGATGTGCGGCTGCTGATCGGCGACGCTCCCCCGCCGCCCCGCCGCCGCTACTCGCGCGAGGAGATCCTGGGCACGATGCGCCGGCTGATGCAGCCGCGCTCGGTGGCGGTGGTGGGCGCCTCCAACGAGCCCGGCAAGATCGGCAACTCGGTGATGCGCAACCTCATCGACGGCGGCTTCCCCGGCGAGATCCACCCGGTGAACCCCAAGGCCGACGACATCCTGGGCCGCAAGGCGTACCGACGCGTCGGAGACGTCCCCGGCGAGGTGGACGTGGCGGTCTTCGCGATCCCCGCGAAGTTCGTGCCCGCCGCGCTGGAGGAGGTCGGCCGCAAGGGCATCCCGAACGCCGTGCTGATCCCGTCCGGCTTCGCCGAGACCGGTGAACACGAGCTCCAGCAGCGGATCGTGGAGATCGCCGAGGCACACGGGACCCGGCTGCTGGGGCCCAACATCTACGGCTACTACTCCACCTGGCAGGACCTGTGCGCCACCTTCTGCACCCCCTACGACGTCAAGGGCCCGGTGGCGCTCACCTCGCAGTCCGGTGGCATCGGGATGGCGATCCTCGGCTTCGCCCGGACCACCAGGACCGGTGTCTCGGCGATCGTCGGCCTCGGCAACAAGTCGGACGTGGACGAGGACGACCTGCTCACCTGGTTCGGTGAGGACGACCGCACCCAGTGCATCGCGATGCACCTGGAGGACCTCAAGGACGGCCGCGCCTTCGTGGCGGCGGCGCGGGCCACGGTGCCCAGGAAGCCGGTGGTGGTGCTCAAGGCGGGCCGTACGGCGGCGGGCGCCAGGGCGGCCGGTTCCCACACCGGAGCGCTGGCCGGGGACGACGCGGTCTACGACGACATCCTGCGACAGGCCGGGGTGATCCGGGCACCGGGCCTGAACGAGATGCTGGAGTACGCGCGGGCGCTGCCCGTGCTGCCCACCCCCCAGGGTGACAACGTCGTCATCATCACCGGCGCCGGGGGCTCCGGGGTGCTGCTGTCGGACGCCATCGTCGACAACGGGCTCTCCCTGATGGAGATCCCGGAGGATCTGGACGCCGCCTTCCGCCGCTACATCCCGCCGTTCGGCGCGGCCGGCAACCCGGTGGACATCACCGGCGGCGAACCGCCGGCCACCTACGAGGCGACCATCCGGCTGGGCTTGGAGGACCCGCGGATCCACGCCCTGGTGCTGGGCTACTGGCACACCATCGTCACCCCGCCGATGGTGTTCGCCGAGCTGACCGCGCGGGTCGTGGCGGAATTCCGGGAGCGGGGCATCTCGAAACCGGTGGTGGCCTCGCTCGCGGGTGACACCGAGGTCGAGGAGGCGTGCGCGTACCTCTTCGAGCGCGGGGTGGTGGCCTATCCGTACACCACCGAGAAGCCGGTGGCCGTCCTGGGCGCCAAGTACCGCTGGGCCAGGTCAGCGGGGCTGCTCACGACATAG
- the frc gene encoding formyl-CoA transferase, whose amino-acid sequence MSQALEANQAQPGQAQPGQALAGIRVLDMTHVQSGPSATQLLAWLGADVIKLENTSGDITRKQLRDLPDVDSLYFTMLNCNKRSITLNTKSERGKEILTELIRRSDVLVENFGPGAVDRMGFTWERIQEINPRLVYASIKGFGEGPYTKFKAYEVVAQAMGGSMSTTGFEDGPPLATGAQIGDSGTGVHCVAGILAALYQRVHTGRGQRVNVAMQHAVLNLCRVKLRDQQRLAHGPLAEYPNEDFGDEVPRSGNASGGGQPGWAVKCAPGGPNDYVYVIVQPVGWAPITQLIGRPELAEDPEWATPEARLPKLAKMFQLIEEWSSTLPKWEVLERLNAHNIPCGPILSTKEIVEDASLAANEMIVQVDHPERGSFTTVGSPLKLSDSPVRVERSPLLGEHNEEIYIGELGLGDEEVRLLKTDGVI is encoded by the coding sequence ATGTCCCAGGCTCTTGAGGCCAATCAAGCCCAGCCCGGTCAAGCCCAGCCCGGTCAAGCCCTGGCCGGCATCCGTGTCCTCGACATGACGCATGTGCAGTCCGGTCCGTCCGCCACCCAGCTGCTCGCCTGGCTCGGCGCGGATGTGATCAAGCTGGAGAACACCAGCGGCGACATCACCCGCAAGCAGCTGCGGGATCTCCCGGACGTGGACTCGCTCTACTTCACGATGCTCAACTGCAACAAGCGCAGCATCACCCTCAACACCAAGAGCGAACGCGGCAAGGAGATCCTGACCGAGCTGATCCGCCGCAGCGACGTGCTGGTGGAGAACTTCGGTCCGGGCGCGGTGGACCGCATGGGGTTCACCTGGGAGCGCATCCAGGAGATCAATCCCCGGCTGGTGTACGCCTCGATCAAGGGGTTCGGCGAGGGCCCGTACACCAAGTTCAAGGCGTACGAGGTGGTCGCGCAGGCCATGGGCGGCTCGATGTCCACCACCGGTTTCGAGGACGGTCCGCCGCTGGCCACCGGCGCCCAGATCGGCGACTCCGGCACCGGGGTGCACTGTGTGGCGGGCATCCTCGCCGCGCTCTACCAGCGCGTCCACACCGGGCGCGGCCAGCGGGTCAATGTGGCGATGCAGCACGCGGTGCTCAACCTGTGCCGGGTGAAGCTGCGCGACCAGCAGCGGCTGGCGCACGGGCCGCTGGCGGAGTACCCGAACGAGGACTTCGGCGACGAGGTGCCGCGCAGTGGCAACGCCAGCGGTGGCGGCCAGCCCGGCTGGGCGGTCAAATGCGCGCCCGGCGGGCCCAACGACTACGTGTACGTCATCGTGCAGCCGGTCGGCTGGGCGCCGATCACGCAGCTGATCGGCCGCCCGGAGCTGGCGGAGGACCCGGAGTGGGCGACGCCCGAGGCGCGGCTGCCGAAGCTGGCCAAGATGTTCCAGCTGATCGAGGAGTGGTCCAGCACCCTGCCCAAGTGGGAGGTGCTGGAGCGGCTCAACGCCCACAACATCCCGTGCGGGCCGATCCTGTCCACCAAGGAGATCGTGGAGGACGCGTCGCTCGCGGCCAACGAGATGATCGTCCAGGTCGACCACCCCGAGCGCGGCTCCTTCACCACGGTCGGCTCCCCGCTGAAGCTCTCCGACTCCCCGGTCCGGGTCGAGCGCTCCCCGCTGCTGGGTGAGCACAACGAAGAGATCTACATCGGCGAGCTGGGGCTCGGCGACGAGGAAGTGCGGCTGCTCAAGACGGACGGAGTGATCTGA